One genomic window of Malaciobacter molluscorum LMG 25693 includes the following:
- the bcp gene encoding thioredoxin-dependent thiol peroxidase codes for MIEIGNKAPDFCAKNQDDVEICLRDLKGKWIVLYFYPKDLTPGCTTEACEFSQSEPEFDDLDAIILGVSPDETQKHRKFIEKKELTITLLSDIDKKMCEDYEVWQLKKFMGKEYMGVVRSTFIINPEGEIAAMWTKVKVKGHVEAVKDKLKQLQN; via the coding sequence ATGATAGAAATAGGGAATAAAGCACCAGATTTTTGTGCAAAAAACCAAGATGATGTTGAAATTTGTTTAAGAGATTTAAAAGGGAAATGGATAGTTTTATATTTTTATCCAAAAGATTTAACGCCTGGATGTACAACTGAAGCTTGTGAATTTTCACAAAGTGAGCCTGAATTTGATGACTTAGATGCAATCATATTAGGCGTAAGTCCAGATGAAACACAAAAACATAGAAAGTTTATAGAAAAAAAAGAATTAACAATAACTCTTTTATCTGATATAGATAAAAAAATGTGTGAAGACTATGAAGTATGGCAACTTAAAAAATTTATGGGAAAAGAGTATATGGGTGTAGTTAGATCTACTTTTATTATAAATCCTGAAGGGGAAATTGCAGCTATGTGGACTAAAGTTAAAGTTAAAGGCCATGTTGAGGCAGTAAAAGACAAATTAAAACAGTTACAAAATTAA
- a CDS encoding plasminogen-binding N-terminal domain-containing protein, whose amino-acid sequence MKQASTKLFLAILALFTTTILSAQTTVCYKKDWTSPSTIDKVKLDGGMCQGEASFLDMKKKGWKLKDIRITSSKKGLNYQYILTTKTVLRFDNKKFVASNVTPGTLTFNTIKTQLTNVTKNSAIINIGNLRVGQSGIVIKTYDDGQKIIIANAYVEATNDTASKVKFLRFEGLKQNALPNSKSIVQENDTLILNYMYDKSLLIAPSQDAFIVTRAKFRNNTFLHSDIFAAKLKADREPLPSKTTIQKFAKEQNLGTIFIVISNKVYIIDSKTFAVLDTFSLAYNYLDTDRMPFYTRITGIEESMIDSVWKSIKKLSILKDLFGDDERSEEEILLEGEMTKDEIVNKNDIYVDYYKTILGLK is encoded by the coding sequence ATGAAACAAGCTTCAACTAAATTATTTTTAGCAATATTAGCACTTTTTACAACTACAATATTAAGTGCCCAAACAACTGTATGTTATAAAAAAGATTGGACAAGTCCATCAACAATTGATAAAGTAAAATTAGATGGTGGTATGTGTCAAGGAGAAGCTTCTTTTTTAGATATGAAAAAGAAGGGATGGAAATTAAAAGATATTAGGATTACAAGTTCTAAAAAAGGTTTAAATTACCAATATATTTTAACTACAAAAACAGTATTAAGATTTGATAATAAAAAATTTGTTGCATCTAATGTTACTCCAGGTACATTAACTTTTAATACAATAAAAACACAATTAACAAATGTTACAAAAAATAGTGCGATTATAAATATAGGTAATTTAAGAGTAGGACAATCTGGTATTGTTATAAAAACTTATGATGATGGACAAAAAATTATTATTGCAAATGCGTATGTAGAAGCTACAAATGATACAGCATCAAAAGTTAAGTTTTTAAGATTTGAAGGATTAAAACAAAATGCTCTTCCTAATTCAAAATCTATCGTTCAAGAAAATGATACATTAATTCTAAATTATATGTATGATAAATCACTTCTTATTGCTCCTTCACAAGATGCGTTTATTGTAACAAGAGCAAAATTTAGAAATAATACATTCTTACATTCAGATATTTTTGCAGCGAAACTTAAAGCAGATAGAGAACCTTTACCATCTAAAACAACAATTCAGAAATTTGCAAAAGAACAAAATTTAGGAACAATTTTTATTGTTATTTCTAATAAAGTTTATATCATAGATAGTAAAACATTTGCAGTATTAGATACTTTCTCTCTTGCATATAACTATCTTGATACAGATAGAATGCCATTTTATACAAGAATCACAGGTATAGAAGAATCTATGATTGATAGTGTATGGAAAAGTATAAAAAAATTAAGTATATTAAAAGACTTATTTGGTGATGATGAAAGAAGTGAAGAAGAGATTCTTTTAGAAGGTGAAATGACAAAAGATGAAATAGTTAATAAAAATGATATTTATGTTGACTATTATAAAACTATTTTGGGATTAAAATAA
- a CDS encoding YigZ family protein, with product MNFVKENFSSIFEEKKSKFIAYLFPISKFDDVMKSLKEEHPKARHHVYAYRYLNEFDQIVENSSDDGEPKGTSGKPSLNVLSGHDLINTAVIIVRYFGGVKLGTGGLVRAYSDAVNKVIDTATLFKYEKLLFKTIICEYSELSKIEYDLQQLDIQIKNKFFSQHVLLELESTKEKFQKLNEILPRHIKIK from the coding sequence TTGAATTTTGTAAAAGAAAATTTTTCTTCAATTTTTGAAGAAAAAAAATCTAAATTTATAGCTTATTTATTCCCTATTAGTAAATTTGATGATGTAATGAAATCACTAAAAGAAGAACATCCAAAAGCTAGACATCATGTTTATGCATATCGATATTTAAATGAATTTGATCAAATTGTTGAAAATAGTAGTGATGATGGTGAGCCAAAAGGTACAAGTGGAAAACCTAGCTTAAATGTTTTATCAGGGCATGATTTAATAAATACAGCAGTTATTATAGTTAGATATTTTGGTGGAGTAAAATTAGGAACAGGTGGTTTAGTAAGAGCATATAGTGATGCTGTAAATAAAGTTATTGATACAGCAACTTTATTTAAATATGAAAAACTTTTATTTAAAACAATTATATGTGAATATTCAGAGTTGTCAAAAATTGAATATGATTTGCAACAATTAGATATACAAATTAAAAATAAATTTTTTTCTCAGCATGTATTGTTAGAGTTAGAATCTACTAAAGAAAAATTTCAAAAACTAAATGAAATACTTCCACGACATATAAAAATAAAGTAA
- a CDS encoding HNH endonuclease, with the protein MYKLFRRNGDFNSFLHDIRIHLKETYPNIKFELNNIIKKTENEKDSKRRQILIIEDLVSQFIDYEYELQTQDCIDKDLLWSNYEAGSKPINNRRPNDWIKRKDFTYRRDNCKCKRCGLKISSSDAYVSFVKPLSKGGGYNFENLITLCSDCNKILSSESQENRLRNSLIEEDLLKKVI; encoded by the coding sequence GTGTACAAGTTATTTAGAAGAAATGGAGATTTTAATAGTTTTTTACATGATATAAGAATTCATTTAAAAGAGACATATCCTAATATAAAATTTGAATTAAATAATATTATAAAGAAAACAGAAAATGAAAAAGATAGTAAAAGAAGACAAATTTTAATAATTGAAGATTTAGTCTCTCAATTTATTGATTATGAATATGAATTACAAACACAAGATTGTATAGATAAAGACTTATTATGGTCAAATTATGAAGCTGGTTCTAAACCTATAAATAATAGAAGACCAAATGATTGGATAAAAAGAAAAGATTTCACTTATAGAAGAGACAATTGTAAATGTAAAAGATGTGGACTAAAAATAAGTTCTTCTGATGCTTATGTATCTTTTGTAAAACCTTTATCAAAAGGTGGAGGATATAATTTTGAAAACTTAATTACATTATGTAGTGATTGTAATAAAATTCTTTCAAGTGAATCACAGGAGAATAGATTAAGAAACTCTTTAATTGAAGAAGATTTATTAAAAAAAGTTATATAA
- a CDS encoding HdrB C-terminal domain-containing protein, with protein MKFEISLFRFDYKSDYVPFYKKYFIKTKNEKTLLDLLNTMNEEDEFFYDKNEDSQIILNNLVVDCSINLEDIYNNFNNELIIEPLSKRRAMTDLIINDNDFYERLEILDEFLDEDDKVYYKSLKKYYYASNTLNFEKNYIGDSTLLLADYIIEKKANLKNKILKVIKQYPTGIQYHTSLKNRIFNFDENIENKILKLKKELNFYKKDEEQNFKINKTTNFNLKELSSININIKNNFKDFNISYYGENNHFIKSYLKKLACKIIDLDTKDVDLNKSSFHINKNLTFKIAGEIIQEAFDKGSDFLVVNNIYDFYIFDYNRKELKKQLKREINLPILHLQELNLLVEGNFNEANNFFKKHSINPGII; from the coding sequence ATGAAATTTGAGATATCACTTTTTAGATTTGATTATAAGTCTGATTATGTTCCATTTTATAAAAAATATTTTATAAAAACTAAAAATGAAAAAACGCTACTTGATTTATTAAATACAATGAATGAAGAAGATGAATTTTTCTATGATAAAAATGAAGACTCACAGATTATATTAAATAATTTAGTTGTCGATTGTTCTATAAATTTAGAAGATATTTATAATAACTTTAATAATGAGTTAATCATAGAACCATTATCAAAAAGAAGAGCAATGACTGATTTAATAATCAATGATAATGATTTTTATGAAAGACTTGAAATTTTAGATGAATTTTTAGATGAAGATGACAAGGTATATTATAAATCTTTAAAAAAATATTATTATGCATCAAATACTTTAAATTTTGAAAAAAATTATATTGGAGATTCTACTCTTCTATTAGCAGATTATATAATAGAAAAAAAAGCAAATCTAAAAAATAAAATTTTAAAAGTGATTAAACAATATCCAACTGGAATACAATATCATACAAGTTTAAAGAATAGAATTTTTAACTTTGATGAAAATATAGAAAATAAAATATTAAAACTAAAAAAAGAATTAAATTTTTATAAAAAAGATGAAGAACAAAATTTTAAAATAAACAAAACAACAAATTTTAATTTGAAAGAACTTTCTTCAATTAATATTAATATTAAAAATAATTTTAAAGATTTTAACATATCATATTATGGAGAAAATAATCATTTTATAAAATCATATTTAAAAAAGCTTGCTTGTAAGATAATTGATTTAGATACAAAAGATGTAGATTTAAATAAATCTAGTTTTCATATTAATAAAAATCTAACATTTAAAATTGCGGGTGAAATTATACAAGAAGCATTTGACAAAGGTAGTGACTTTTTAGTAGTTAATAATATTTATGATTTTTATATCTTTGATTATAATAGAAAAGAGTTAAAAAAGCAGCTTAAAAGAGAAATTAATTTGCCAATCTTACATCTACAAGAACTAAATTTACTTGTTGAAGGTAATTTTAATGAAGCAAATAACTTTTTTAAAAAACATTCAATTAATCCAGGAATAATCTAA
- the murA gene encoding UDP-N-acetylglucosamine 1-carboxyvinyltransferase has protein sequence MKYLKIIGKKKLQGEISISGAKNAALPLLASTILAKNDIKIGNLPDVVDINTLLKLLEKLGSSYSRNKNLIDINTSKINKTKATYDIVKTMRASILVLGPLLARFGHCEVSLPGGCAIGQRPVDLHLKALEQMGATIKIKNGYIQAICESGLKGTKIVFDKVTVGGTENIIMAASLATGITTIINAAKEPEIVQLCEVLQNAGIKIEGIGTSKISIEGTNGKLLEFKDFDIIPDRIEAGTYLCAAAITNSEIKIKNVIPLHLEAVISKLEEMNFKIIQAEDSLTILPTDEIKPVNIITSEYPGFPTDMQAQFMALATQANGASTIDERLFENRFMHVSELLRLGADIHLNGNIATINGTTNSLNGTDVMATDLRASSALVLAALVAKGETNIHRIYHLDRGYEDLEGKLSKIGVDIKRFDE, from the coding sequence ATGAAATACTTAAAGATTATAGGGAAGAAAAAACTACAAGGAGAGATATCTATTTCAGGTGCTAAAAATGCTGCACTGCCGCTATTAGCTTCAACAATATTAGCTAAAAATGATATTAAAATAGGTAATTTGCCAGATGTAGTAGATATAAATACTTTATTAAAATTATTAGAAAAATTAGGTAGTTCTTACTCTAGAAATAAAAATTTAATAGATATAAATACATCTAAAATAAATAAAACAAAAGCAACATATGATATTGTTAAAACAATGAGAGCATCAATTCTAGTTTTAGGTCCATTACTTGCAAGATTTGGACATTGTGAAGTATCACTTCCAGGTGGATGTGCAATTGGACAAAGACCAGTTGATTTACATCTAAAAGCATTAGAACAAATGGGTGCAACAATCAAAATAAAAAATGGATATATTCAAGCAATTTGTGAAAGTGGTCTGAAAGGAACAAAAATTGTATTTGATAAAGTCACAGTAGGTGGAACAGAAAATATAATAATGGCAGCAAGTTTAGCAACAGGAATTACAACTATAATAAACGCTGCAAAAGAACCAGAAATTGTTCAATTATGTGAAGTATTACAAAATGCTGGAATAAAGATTGAAGGGATTGGAACATCAAAAATCAGCATAGAAGGAACAAATGGAAAGTTACTTGAATTTAAAGATTTTGATATCATTCCTGATAGAATTGAAGCAGGTACATATTTATGTGCAGCAGCAATTACAAATTCAGAAATTAAAATAAAAAATGTAATTCCATTACATTTAGAAGCAGTTATATCTAAACTTGAAGAGATGAATTTTAAGATTATACAAGCTGAAGATTCATTAACAATTCTTCCAACAGATGAAATAAAACCAGTAAATATTATCACTTCTGAATATCCAGGTTTTCCTACTGATATGCAAGCACAGTTTATGGCTTTAGCAACACAAGCAAATGGAGCAAGTACAATTGATGAAAGACTCTTTGAAAATAGGTTTATGCATGTTAGCGAACTATTAAGATTAGGTGCAGATATTCATTTAAATGGAAATATTGCAACTATAAATGGAACTACAAATAGTTTAAATGGTACAGATGTTATGGCTACAGATTTAAGAGCCTCATCAGCACTTGTTTTAGCAGCATTAGTTGCAAAAGGAGAAACAAATATTCACAGAATTTACCATTTAGATAGAGGATATGAAGATTTAGAAGGTAAATTAAGTAAAATAGGTGTGGATATTAAAAGATTTGACGAATAA
- a CDS encoding bifunctional riboflavin kinase/FAD synthetase, giving the protein MKKSYSTLVNKKDIQSIAIGGFDGMHIAHQKLFENLDENGAIVTIESGFSNLTPKRFRQEYTNLPIYYYVLDNIKYLEGKEFIKLIKEEFPNLKKIVVGFDFCFGKNRKYCVEDLKELFNGEVIVIEEIKNNDIAIHSRYIRDFIKNGDIKKANEFLGKKYKIVGSQIKGQGLGKSDFVPTINLQIEDFLLPKEGVYITKTKIKNDIYNSVTFIGNRVSTDGSYAVETHILKDDIQTTYNKVEIEFLNRIRDNKKFDNFKDLKEQIILDIKEAKEFFN; this is encoded by the coding sequence ATGAAGAAGAGTTATTCTACTTTAGTAAATAAAAAAGATATTCAATCAATTGCAATTGGGGGTTTTGATGGTATGCATATAGCTCATCAAAAACTTTTTGAGAATTTAGATGAAAATGGAGCAATTGTTACTATTGAGTCTGGATTTTCTAATTTAACTCCTAAAAGATTTAGACAAGAATATACAAATTTACCTATTTATTATTATGTACTTGACAATATCAAATATTTGGAAGGTAAAGAGTTTATCAAATTAATAAAAGAAGAGTTTCCTAATCTAAAAAAAATAGTAGTCGGATTTGATTTTTGTTTTGGGAAAAATAGAAAGTATTGTGTTGAAGATTTAAAAGAACTATTTAATGGGGAAGTTATTGTAATAGAAGAAATTAAAAATAATGATATTGCAATACATTCAAGATATATAAGAGATTTTATTAAAAATGGGGATATAAAAAAAGCAAATGAATTTTTAGGAAAAAAATATAAAATTGTTGGTTCTCAAATCAAAGGGCAAGGTCTAGGTAAAAGTGATTTTGTTCCTACAATTAATTTACAAATCGAAGATTTTTTGTTACCAAAAGAAGGTGTATATATTACAAAAACAAAAATAAAAAATGATATTTATAATTCTGTTACATTTATAGGGAATAGAGTCTCTACGGATGGATCTTATGCAGTTGAAACTCATATTTTAAAAGATGATATACAAACAACTTACAATAAAGTTGAAATTGAGTTTTTAAATAGAATAAGAGATAATAAAAAATTTGATAATTTTAAAGATTTAAAAGAACAAATTATTTTGGATATAAAAGAAGCAAAAGAATTTTTCAATTGA
- the tlyA gene encoding 23S rRNA (cytidine-2'-O)-methyltransferase TlyA, whose protein sequence is MRLDQYLTKNSKIQSRNKATELIKSNKIKVNGVLISKPSFIIENPNLVNIQILEEDFFVSRAAYKLKYFLDEINIHIKNKIALDIGSSTGGFTQILLLNEVKNVYCIDVGSNQLHEKIKENKKIKFFENTDIRDFESNENFEIVTCDVSFISIHNILNDINRLAKDKIIILFKPQFEVGKNVKRDKKGVVKDKNAINLARKRFIDETIHLNWKLIYNSKSKLQGKDGNEEELFYFSK, encoded by the coding sequence ATGAGATTAGACCAATACCTTACAAAAAATAGTAAAATACAAAGTAGGAATAAAGCTACAGAACTTATAAAATCAAATAAAATAAAAGTAAATGGAGTTTTAATATCAAAACCTTCTTTTATTATAGAAAATCCTAATTTAGTTAATATTCAAATATTAGAAGAAGATTTTTTTGTAAGTAGAGCTGCTTATAAACTAAAATACTTTTTAGATGAAATAAATATACACATTAAAAATAAAATTGCATTAGATATAGGTAGTAGCACAGGTGGATTTACTCAAATTTTATTATTAAATGAAGTAAAAAATGTTTATTGCATTGATGTTGGTTCAAATCAATTACATGAAAAAATCAAAGAAAATAAAAAAATTAAATTTTTTGAAAATACAGATATTAGAGATTTTGAATCTAACGAAAATTTTGAAATTGTAACTTGTGATGTCTCTTTTATCTCAATACACAATATTTTAAATGATATTAATAGATTAGCAAAAGATAAGATTATTATTCTTTTTAAACCACAGTTTGAAGTTGGGAAAAATGTAAAAAGAGATAAAAAAGGTGTAGTAAAAGATAAAAATGCTATAAATTTAGCAAGAAAAAGATTTATAGATGAAACTATACATTTAAATTGGAAACTAATTTATAATTCAAAAAGTAAACTACAAGGGAAAGATGGAAATGAAGAAGAGTTATTCTACTTTAGTAAATAA
- the cmoA gene encoding carboxy-S-adenosyl-L-methionine synthase CmoA has protein sequence MIDKVFEKSIKKQFEFDEDVASVFDDMLNRSIPFYKQMQELTINFALNHLDKDDYVYDLGCSTASTLIELGKQSNFNLNLIGIDNSSAMLARAKKKCKAFGIDIDLKNEDLLTTNYDHAQLIISNYTLQFIRPLQREKLIKKIYNALNKKGIFIFSEKVISNNKVLNKQSIDIYYDFKKTQGYSEYEISQKREALENVLIPYTDEENKKMILDAGFTHFETIFKWVNFATYIAIK, from the coding sequence ATGATAGATAAAGTATTTGAAAAATCAATAAAAAAACAATTTGAGTTTGATGAAGATGTTGCATCAGTTTTTGATGATATGTTAAATCGCTCAATACCATTTTATAAACAGATGCAAGAATTAACTATAAACTTTGCATTAAATCATTTAGATAAAGATGATTATGTCTATGATTTAGGTTGTTCAACAGCATCAACGCTTATTGAACTTGGTAAACAATCAAATTTCAATCTTAATTTAATTGGCATAGACAATTCAAGTGCAATGCTTGCAAGAGCTAAAAAAAAGTGTAAAGCTTTTGGAATAGATATCGATTTAAAAAATGAAGATTTACTCACAACAAATTACGATCATGCACAACTAATAATATCAAACTACACACTTCAATTTATTAGACCTTTACAAAGAGAAAAGCTTATTAAAAAAATATATAATGCATTAAATAAAAAAGGTATTTTTATATTTAGTGAAAAAGTTATTTCTAATAATAAAGTATTAAATAAACAAAGTATTGATATATATTATGATTTTAAAAAGACTCAAGGTTACAGTGAGTATGAAATTTCTCAAAAAAGAGAAGCATTAGAAAATGTATTAATTCCATATACAGATGAAGAAAATAAAAAAATGATATTAGATGCAGGATTTACTCATTTTGAAACTATTTTTAAATGGGTTAATTTTGCTACATATATTGCAATAAAATAA
- a CDS encoding type II secretion system protein GspD — protein sequence MKICITMLLICISLFSKEKPNVKFENLPLKELIKISSKILNKNILLNSEVKGSVDFYSTKSLKKDQLLVLLKNALNTNGYDLINEKYYYKVVKKDSNLIKSRTIILKNIDVNELYLNLKNMKNEIFKNVNFLKMNTNNSITLIGKENSINTISKYISNIDRNNKKRISKVITLKNSEAKNIVKIINDYLLKNKISNLFVSLDNSSNSLVLIGSNKQIYLIEKLISQLDKDEVQVYLKAKIVEVNRTLLKEVGLKYGLLSGKTNSSGIYTLASNFNSRVSNTFDISDIGLSLPTLKSSLSLAATLSLLQENYALKVVSEPSILCINNKSSSIYVGESISLQTDSTVTTGGNTSYSYERTDIGLKLDVKPRVSQDINKVRLNIKTILEGIKNSSTNNQPDTTKKQINTSVIVKNGESIILGGLIENRKENINQSIPFLSSIPLLGDLFKYKNSQNLQKNLVVVITPYIVPYSKDLTFIRNQLSKLKSIENSFINEIIKKQKQDNEEKRLSGEELHKKRVKEMLGI from the coding sequence ATGAAAATATGTATTACTATGTTACTTATATGTATTTCTCTTTTTTCAAAAGAAAAACCAAATGTTAAATTTGAAAATTTACCTTTAAAAGAGTTAATAAAAATAAGCTCAAAAATCTTAAATAAAAACATATTATTAAATAGTGAAGTAAAAGGAAGTGTTGACTTCTATTCAACAAAATCTCTAAAAAAGGATCAATTATTAGTATTGTTAAAAAATGCCTTGAATACAAATGGATATGATTTAATAAATGAAAAATATTATTATAAAGTTGTAAAAAAAGATTCTAATTTAATAAAATCAAGAACAATTATATTAAAAAATATAGATGTTAATGAACTATATTTAAATCTAAAAAATATGAAAAATGAAATATTTAAAAATGTAAACTTTTTGAAAATGAATACAAATAATTCTATTACTTTAATAGGCAAAGAGAATAGTATAAATACTATATCTAAATATATTTCTAACATAGATAGAAATAATAAAAAAAGAATCTCTAAAGTTATTACACTAAAAAATAGTGAAGCAAAAAATATTGTAAAAATAATAAATGATTATTTATTAAAAAATAAAATATCAAATTTATTTGTTTCTTTAGATAATAGTTCGAACTCATTAGTTTTAATAGGAAGCAATAAACAAATTTATTTAATTGAAAAATTAATAAGTCAATTAGATAAAGATGAGGTTCAGGTATATTTAAAAGCTAAGATTGTTGAGGTAAATAGAACATTATTAAAAGAGGTTGGTTTAAAATATGGATTATTATCTGGAAAAACAAACAGCAGTGGAATATATACACTTGCTTCAAATTTTAATTCTAGAGTATCAAATACTTTTGATATTTCAGATATAGGTTTATCTTTACCAACATTAAAATCTTCTTTATCTCTAGCTGCAACTCTATCTTTACTTCAAGAAAATTATGCATTAAAAGTAGTTTCAGAACCATCAATTTTATGTATAAATAATAAAAGTAGTTCAATTTATGTGGGAGAAAGTATATCTTTACAAACTGATTCAACTGTAACAACAGGAGGGAATACTTCTTATTCTTATGAAAGAACAGATATTGGTTTAAAACTTGATGTGAAACCAAGAGTTTCTCAAGATATAAATAAAGTAAGATTAAATATAAAAACTATTTTAGAAGGTATAAAAAATAGTTCTACAAATAATCAGCCAGATACTACTAAAAAGCAAATAAATACTTCTGTAATTGTGAAAAATGGTGAAAGTATTATATTGGGAGGATTAATAGAAAATAGAAAAGAAAATATTAATCAAAGTATTCCTTTTTTATCAAGCATACCTTTACTCGGAGATTTATTTAAATATAAAAATAGTCAAAATCTTCAAAAAAATTTAGTTGTAGTTATTACTCCTTATATTGTTCCCTATTCAAAAGATTTAACATTTATAAGAAATCAATTATCAAAGTTAAAAAGTATTGAAAATAGTTTCATAAATGAAATTATAAAAAAACAAAAACAGGATAATGAAGAAAAAAGATTAAGTGGTGAAGAATTACATAAAAAAAGAGTTAAAGAGATGTTAGGCATTTAA